In Macadamia integrifolia cultivar HAES 741 chromosome 5, SCU_Mint_v3, whole genome shotgun sequence, a single window of DNA contains:
- the LOC122080148 gene encoding protein DETOXIFICATION 29-like, with protein sequence MDNGNLQPLLSNHGDQEDHQELTRERTISFTAEGDIEHIKSFRDYFTQFGVESKKLWFLAGPAIFTSLCQYSLGAITQVFAGQVGTLDLAAVSVENSVIAGFSFGAMLGMGSALETLCGQAFGAGQLDMLGVYMQRSWVILNSTAIVLSFLYIFAEKLLKLIGQSTEISKAAGVFAIWMIPQLFAYAVNFPIAKFLQSQSKMMVMALISVAALLLHTFFSWLLMLKLGWGLVGAAIVLNSSWWFIVVAQLIYIFSGTCGRAWTGFSWKAFQNLWAFVRLSLASAVMLCLEVWYFMALILFAGYLKNPQVAVDGLSICMNILGWAVMLALGFNAAISVRVSNELGAGHPRTAKFSVAVVVVTSFLLGLVLSLILIISRNEFPIAFSSSTEVRQLVSELTPWLAVSIVINNVQPVLSGVAIGAGWQAFVAYVNIGCYYIFGIPLGLILGYKVDLGVTGIWCGMLCGTILQTCVLFWMIYKTNWKKEASIAEDRIRQWGGNNDEKSNDIEK encoded by the exons ATGGACAATGGAAACCTGCAACCACTTCTCTCCAACCACGGGGATCAAGAAGATCATCAGGAACTCACCAGAGAAAGAACCATCTCCTTTACAGCCGAGGGAGACATTGAGCACATAAAAAGTTTCCGAGATTACTTCACTCAGTTCGGTGTCGAATCCAAGAAGCTCTGGTTCCTCGCCGGACCGGCAATCTTCACTTCCTTATGTCAATACTCTCTAGGCGCCATTACACAGGTCTTCGCCGGTCAAGTCGGTACTCTCGACCTCGCCGCCGTCTCCGTTGAAAACTCTGTAATCGCTGGTTTCTCCTTTGGCGcaatg TTAGGGATGGGGAGTGCTCTGGAGACGTTATGCGGCCAAGCATTTGGAGCTGGACAACTGGACATGTTGGGGGTTTATATGCAGAGATCTTGGGTGATCTTGAATTCAACGGCGATCGTTCTGAGTTTTCTGTATATATTTGCAGAGAAATTATTGAAGCTGATAGGGCAATCGACTGAGATCTCGAAGGCCGCCGGTGTGTTTGCGATATGGATGATTCCGCAACTCTTCGCTTACGCCGTAAATTTTCCAATCGCTAAGTTTCTTCAATCTCAGAGTAAGATGATGGTGATGGCGTTGATATCGGTGGCGGCTCTGTTACTCCACACCTTCTTCAGTTGGCTTTTGATGCTGAAACTTGGTTGGGGATTAGTCGGAGCAGCAATCGTGCTTAACTCCTCCTGGTGGTTCATAGTGGTGGCTCAACTGATCTATATCTTCAGTGGCACATGTGGTCGAGCTTGGACTGGTTTTTCCTGGAAAGCTTTTCAGAATCTCTGGGCATTCGTAAGGCTATCGCTGGCATCGGCTGTTATGCTCTG CCTAGAGGTGTGGTACTTTATGGCTTTGATCCTCTTCGCTGGATATCTGAAGAACCCACAAGTTGCTGTGGATGGCCTATCTATATG TATGAACATTTTGGGTTGGGCAGTCATGCTGGCTCTTGGATTCAATGCAGCCATAAG TGTGAGGGTTTCCAATGAATTGGGAGCAGGGCATCCAAGAACAGCTAAGTTTTCAGTTGCAGTTGTGGTTGTTACTTCATTCCTCCTCGGCCTTGTCCTCTCACTCATTTTGATCATCTCCAGAAATGAATTTCCAATTGCATTTTCAAGCAGTACAGAAGTGAGACAGCTCGTTTCTGAGCTAACCCCATGGCTAGCAGTATCCATTGTCATCAACAATGTTCAACCTGTTCTCTCTG GGGTGGCAATTGGAGCAGGGTGGCAAGCTTTTGTTGCGTATGTGAACATTGGGTGCTATTATATATTTGGGATTCCATTGGGTCTCATCTTGGGCTATAAGGTCGACTTGGGTGTCACG GGAATTTGGTGCGGAATGCTATGTGGAACCATTTTACAGACATGCGTGCTGTTTTGGATGATTTACAAAACCAATTGGAAAAAAGAG gCATCAATTGCTGAGGATAGGATACGGCAGTGGGGAGGAAACAACGATGAGAAATCCAATGACATTGAGAAGTAG